The proteins below are encoded in one region of Knoellia sp. S7-12:
- a CDS encoding phosphatidylinositol-specific phospholipase C/glycerophosphodiester phosphodiesterase family protein: protein MPRMPFARPSVLLAALLGAGLVASPAAFAAAAPTAVTPGSSLAAPASRSSVQPLERAHAHNDYEHDRPLLDALDHGFTSAEADVWLVDGELYLGHDAPDLDRTLRAEYLEPLAQRFRENGGAIHPKWRDSFRLLIDVKSNGPAAWPVIDRQLAAYPQLFSAYRQGRVHERAVTAVISGNRDLAAMQAATTRFSFYDGRMSDLGGPLSASLVPLISDNWTKFFTWQGVGEMPAGERAKLHQIVATAHANGQQVRFWATPDLALPNREALWRELVAADVDVLNTDDLAGLQRFLLAEDPAEQKAARAA, encoded by the coding sequence ATGCCTCGTATGCCGTTCGCTCGTCCATCCGTCCTCCTCGCCGCCCTGCTCGGGGCGGGTCTCGTCGCCTCGCCGGCCGCCTTCGCCGCCGCAGCGCCCACCGCCGTGACGCCCGGATCCTCCTTGGCTGCCCCGGCCTCGCGGTCGAGCGTGCAGCCCTTGGAGCGGGCCCACGCCCACAACGACTACGAGCACGACCGCCCCCTGCTCGATGCGCTCGACCACGGGTTCACCTCGGCCGAGGCGGACGTCTGGCTCGTCGACGGTGAGCTCTACCTCGGCCATGACGCGCCGGACCTCGACCGGACCCTGCGCGCGGAGTATCTTGAGCCGCTCGCTCAGCGCTTCCGCGAGAACGGTGGCGCGATCCACCCGAAGTGGCGCGACTCATTCCGGCTTCTCATCGACGTCAAGAGCAACGGACCGGCAGCGTGGCCGGTCATCGACCGGCAGCTCGCGGCATACCCGCAGCTGTTCTCGGCGTACCGCCAGGGGCGGGTCCACGAGCGCGCGGTGACCGCCGTCATCTCCGGCAACCGCGACCTGGCCGCGATGCAGGCGGCCACGACCCGCTTCTCGTTCTATGACGGCCGGATGAGCGATCTCGGTGGCCCGCTCTCGGCCAGCCTGGTTCCGCTGATCAGCGACAACTGGACCAAGTTCTTCACCTGGCAGGGCGTCGGCGAGATGCCGGCGGGGGAGCGCGCCAAGCTCCACCAGATCGTCGCGACCGCGCACGCCAACGGCCAGCAGGTGCGCTTCTGGGCGACGCCCGACCTCGCACTACCGAATCGCGAGGCGCTGTGGCGTGAGCTCGTCGCTGCCGACGTCGACGTCCTCAACACGGATGACCTCGCGGGTCTGCAGCGTTTCCTGCTCGCCGAGGACCCGGCCGAGCAGAAGGCCGCTCGGGCCGCCTGA
- a CDS encoding helix-turn-helix domain-containing protein, producing MKVSDPLSEYFPDAVFAAGCPSRTVLDHVMSKWGLLVLISLGDGKPLRWSELRRRAEGVSEKMLAQTLRTLVADGFILRDARPVVPPHVEYSLTPRGLELAALLNPLMVWVVENAPEILEDAAAS from the coding sequence ATGAAAGTAAGTGATCCACTGAGTGAGTACTTCCCTGACGCCGTCTTTGCCGCTGGCTGCCCGAGCCGGACCGTCCTCGACCACGTCATGAGCAAGTGGGGGCTCCTCGTCCTCATCTCCCTCGGCGACGGGAAGCCCTTGCGCTGGAGCGAACTGCGTCGTCGGGCCGAAGGGGTCAGCGAGAAGATGCTCGCCCAGACCCTGCGCACTCTCGTCGCCGACGGGTTCATCCTGCGTGACGCGCGCCCAGTCGTGCCACCGCACGTCGAGTACTCGCTGACTCCTCGCGGGCTCGAGCTTGCCGCTCTCCTCAACCCACTCATGGTGTGGGTTGTCGAGAACGCCCCCGAGATCCTTGAGGATGCAGCAGCGTCGTGA
- a CDS encoding SDR family oxidoreductase has protein sequence MTTILVTGATGQLGRLAIDSLVTRGVVPGDIVAFVRDASKASDLAERGVDVRVGTFEDAASLDAAFAGVDRLLFISGSEVGQRVAQHQNVIDAAVRAGVEIVAYTSVVRADSSPLGLAAEHKATEEALAESGLPTVLLRNSWYLENYTAQVPVQLEHGVVLGAAGEGRVSAATRADFAEAAAAAIIADGQSGQVYELGADVAFTMSEYAAALAAVAGSPVVYRDLAVADYTAALVDAGLPEGFAQVLADSDDGLKQGGLLVETGDLSRLLGRPTTSLPEALKSALV, from the coding sequence ATGACCACGATTCTCGTCACCGGCGCCACCGGACAACTCGGCCGCCTCGCCATCGACTCCCTCGTCACACGCGGTGTCGTGCCCGGCGACATCGTCGCGTTCGTCCGTGACGCGTCCAAGGCTTCGGACTTGGCCGAACGCGGGGTTGACGTGCGGGTGGGCACTTTCGAGGACGCGGCGTCCCTCGATGCTGCCTTCGCCGGGGTGGACCGGCTCCTCTTCATCTCGGGCAGCGAGGTCGGTCAGCGTGTGGCCCAGCACCAGAACGTCATTGATGCGGCAGTGCGCGCCGGTGTCGAGATCGTCGCCTACACGAGCGTCGTCCGCGCGGACTCCTCGCCGCTCGGTCTCGCGGCCGAACACAAGGCCACCGAGGAGGCGCTCGCAGAGTCCGGTCTGCCGACCGTGCTCCTGCGCAACTCCTGGTACCTCGAGAACTACACCGCGCAGGTCCCCGTGCAACTCGAGCACGGCGTCGTCCTGGGTGCCGCCGGCGAGGGGCGGGTCAGTGCCGCCACCCGCGCCGACTTCGCCGAGGCAGCTGCGGCGGCGATCATCGCCGACGGTCAGTCGGGACAGGTCTACGAGCTGGGCGCCGACGTGGCCTTCACGATGAGTGAGTATGCCGCCGCCCTGGCTGCCGTGGCCGGGTCACCCGTCGTCTACCGCGACCTAGCCGTGGCCGACTACACGGCCGCCCTCGTGGACGCCGGACTGCCCGAGGGCTTCGCCCAGGTGCTTGCCGACAGCGACGACGGACTCAAGCAGGGTGGTCTCCTCGTCGAGACGGGGGACCTCTCCAGGCTCCTCGGCCGCCCGACCACCTCGCTTCCCGAGGCGCTGAAGTCAGCCCTCGTCTGA